The Malus sylvestris chromosome 12, drMalSylv7.2, whole genome shotgun sequence genome contains a region encoding:
- the LOC126594018 gene encoding uncharacterized protein LOC126594018, translating into MEKYFGNAYRGDPGVPHADPERFVNIWIGSAAFSALTWVNPYMWQLSNQFNWHDKAMLFEQYHWKKAMKKGEPYKFKWNEYMDRDHRESYYFNWPVYFP; encoded by the exons ATGGAGAAGTACTTCGGTAACGCATACAGAGGCGACCCGGGGGTCCCACACGCCGACCCGGAACGATTTGTGAACATATGGATCGGGTCCGCCGCCTTCTCAGCCCTCACCTGGGTCAATCCCTACATGTGGCAGCTCTCCAATCAGTTCAA TTGGCATGACAAAGCAATGCTGTTTGAGCAGTACCACTGGAAGaaggccatgaagaaaggggaGCCCTACAAATTTAAG TGGAACGAGTACATGGACAGGGACCACAGGGAGTCCTACTATTTCAACTGGCCTGTTTACTTCCCTTAG
- the LOC126592195 gene encoding uncharacterized protein LOC126592195 yields the protein MQVSSINHYAVHVNETNLYHIVDLNAKTCTCRRFDLDQLPCVHATVACRIRNTSVYNMCSKFYTANAIVPAYEEPIWPIGNKSEWSVPEEVQNKVVLPPIRQVVFGRRKTNKIPSQGRKG from the coding sequence ATGCAGGTATCTTCCATTAATCACTATGCAGTGCATGTAAATGAGACAAACTTATATCATATAGTTGACCTAAATGCCAAGACATGCACATGTAGAAGGTTTGATCTCGACCAACTTCCATGTGTCCATGCAACTGTTGCATGTCGAATTCGCAACACATCAGTGTACAATATGTGCTCCAAATTCTACACAGCCAATGCAATTGTGCCAGCGTACGAGGAGCCCATTTGGCCTATTGGAAACAAGAGTGAATGGAGTGTGCCGGAAGAGGTGCAGAATAAAGTTGTGTTACCTCCAATTAGGCAAGTTGTATTTGGAAGACGCAAGACAAACAAAATCCCATCTCAGGGGAGGAAAGGATAG